From Streptomyces sp. NBC_01754, a single genomic window includes:
- the sgcE6 gene encoding NADH-dependent FAD reductase SgcE6 has product MSPIAAPSAEPVDLNDRARLRSTFAAFPTGVTVVTAGGDEPRGMTANSFTSVSLSPPLVLVCVTKDAVMHRCLTASSAFAVSVLATGQQDVARHFADRSRPAGAGQFDAVGPLPGKETDAPLIAGAAAHLECRKWRVYDGGDHTIFLGEVLTATHWPARESLLFSGGRFRSFAPDPGESRAA; this is encoded by the coding sequence ATGAGTCCGATCGCCGCTCCGTCCGCGGAACCCGTCGACCTGAACGACCGAGCGCGGCTGCGGAGCACGTTCGCCGCGTTCCCCACCGGGGTCACCGTGGTGACCGCCGGCGGCGACGAACCGCGCGGCATGACAGCCAACTCCTTCACCTCCGTCTCACTCTCACCGCCGCTGGTCCTGGTCTGCGTCACCAAGGACGCCGTCATGCACCGCTGCCTCACCGCCTCGTCCGCCTTCGCGGTGTCGGTACTCGCCACCGGACAGCAGGACGTGGCCCGCCACTTCGCCGACCGCTCCCGCCCCGCCGGCGCCGGCCAGTTCGACGCCGTCGGCCCGCTGCCCGGCAAGGAGACCGACGCACCCCTGATCGCCGGAGCGGCCGCGCACCTGGAATGCCGCAAATGGCGGGTGTACGACGGCGGCGACCACACGATCTTCCTCGGAGAGGTACTCACCGCGACGCACTGGCCGGCCCGCGAGAGCCTGCTGTTCTCCGGCGGCCGCTTCCGCAGCTTCGCACCGGACCCCGGCGAGAGCAGGGCGGCATGA
- a CDS encoding enediyne biosynthesis protein encodes MSAATATPAAAAPRHDVKVVTALRRFAISISVLNILGYTVLGFEQPWLWPFIAVLTAYVVEIALETVSARGEKRAPRYAGGGFKGMVEFLFPAHITGLAVNMLTYVNDRVWVMVFGVIVAVGTKWVLRAPLKGRMRHYMNPSNFGITVILLLFPWASIAPPYHFTEYLHGPADWVLPAIILVLGTMLNAKLTGRMWLIAAWLAGFAIQAVVRGLVMGTAIPSALGMMTGTAFILFTNYMVTDPGTSPSKRSSQIAFGAGVAAMYGLLTGLGIAYGIFFATALVCLIRGGYLWGLHFLARQRETQTRQEQARQEQARRARAAGAGPAEQLTAVPTPTPTPTPAPTPAPTPAPAPAPVSASAAPVSAPAAPAARAPAPAVPAPAPAVPAAVPVAVSSGNRCQDGTCFHGKCAAERAAKEKKTAVPA; translated from the coding sequence GTGTCTGCCGCAACCGCAACACCCGCAGCCGCCGCACCCCGGCACGACGTGAAGGTCGTCACCGCACTCCGCCGGTTCGCGATCTCGATCTCCGTCCTCAACATCCTCGGATACACCGTCCTCGGTTTCGAACAGCCCTGGCTGTGGCCGTTCATCGCCGTCCTCACCGCCTACGTGGTGGAGATCGCGCTGGAGACCGTCAGCGCCCGCGGCGAGAAACGCGCGCCCCGTTACGCGGGCGGCGGCTTCAAAGGCATGGTGGAATTCCTCTTCCCCGCCCACATCACCGGCCTCGCCGTCAACATGCTCACCTACGTCAACGACCGGGTGTGGGTCATGGTCTTCGGCGTCATCGTCGCCGTCGGCACCAAGTGGGTGCTCCGCGCCCCGCTCAAGGGCCGCATGCGGCACTACATGAACCCGTCGAACTTCGGCATCACGGTGATCCTGCTGCTCTTCCCCTGGGCCAGCATCGCCCCGCCCTACCACTTCACGGAGTACCTGCACGGCCCCGCCGACTGGGTGCTGCCCGCGATCATCCTGGTCCTGGGCACCATGCTGAACGCCAAGCTGACCGGCCGTATGTGGCTGATCGCGGCGTGGCTGGCGGGCTTCGCGATCCAGGCCGTCGTCCGCGGTCTCGTCATGGGCACCGCCATCCCCTCGGCCCTCGGCATGATGACCGGGACGGCCTTCATCCTCTTCACGAACTACATGGTCACCGACCCCGGTACCTCACCGTCCAAACGCTCCTCCCAGATCGCTTTCGGCGCCGGCGTCGCGGCGATGTACGGACTGCTGACCGGGCTCGGCATCGCCTACGGCATCTTCTTCGCCACCGCCCTGGTGTGCCTCATCCGCGGCGGCTACCTGTGGGGCCTGCACTTTTTGGCCAGGCAGCGTGAGACACAGACCCGCCAGGAGCAGGCCCGCCAGGAGCAGGCCCGCCGGGCACGGGCGGCCGGGGCCGGCCCCGCCGAACAACTCACCGCGGTCCCCACCCCCACCCCCACCCCCACCCCCGCACCCACCCCCGCACCCACCCCCGCACCGGCCCCCGCACCGGTCTCCGCGTCGGCCGCACCGGTCTCCGCACCGGCCGCACCGGCCGCACGGGCTCCCGCACCCGCCGTCCCAGCTCCCGCACCCGCGGTGCCGGCTGCCGTGCCGGTCGCGGTGTCCTCGGGCAACCGGTGCCAGGACGGCACCTGCTTCCACGGGAAATGCGCCGCCGAGCGGGCGGCGAAGGAGAAGAAGACGGCGGTGCCCGCATGA
- a CDS encoding CRTAC1 family protein: protein MTHPVSWLRKQAPGVIALALMVSTFYAVKPSESSASEKAEMAKSFAFEPMAIAMPGGFERQSIRKVNKAYKHIEAWISSVGSGVAMNDIDGDGLPNDLCVTDPQIDQVVITPAPVPGRPSPSYAPFVLDPAPLPKSDTMAPIGCVPGDFNEDGVMDLLVYYWGRTPVIFQAKKEDTGQGPAPMTADRFEPVELVPGDGGDIYTGPLWNSNAAAVADFDGDGHNDIYIGNYFPDSPVLDDTVDGGVTMNDSLSHAQNGGGGHFFRWTPSGYEQVQDVLPKGIDRGWTLAVSATDLDGDQRPELYLGHDFGTSALLYNESTPGEFKFREVKAEHTATIPKSKEIGRTSFKGMGIDFADLDNDGMYDAFVSNITTSFGIQESNFAFIATARDKAELRARFQDGVAPYKDESAPLNVAWSGWGWDTKMGDFDNDGVQEITQAVGFVKGKRNRWPQLQELATANDELVKHPYFWPRVEQGDDLAGDQHMRFFVKNKDGKAYSDLSQQLGMAVPVPSRGIATGDADGDGRLDLVVARQWEDPVFYCNTSPATGGFLGLRLTDEAGSPVIGAQVTVTLSDGSTRLGRVDGGSGHSGKRSQDVHIGLGQEAEGPVQAHLNWRDRTGQVRNQDLQLTPGWHSLQLGADAKEK, encoded by the coding sequence TGGTCAGTACTTTCTACGCGGTGAAACCGAGCGAATCCAGCGCCTCGGAAAAAGCCGAGATGGCGAAGAGTTTCGCGTTCGAGCCGATGGCGATAGCCATGCCGGGCGGATTCGAACGCCAGAGCATACGCAAAGTGAACAAGGCCTACAAGCACATCGAGGCGTGGATCTCCTCGGTGGGTTCGGGTGTCGCCATGAACGACATCGACGGCGACGGGCTGCCCAACGACCTGTGCGTCACCGACCCGCAGATCGACCAGGTCGTGATCACACCCGCACCGGTGCCCGGACGGCCGAGCCCGTCCTACGCCCCGTTCGTGCTGGACCCGGCGCCGCTGCCCAAGAGCGACACCATGGCCCCGATCGGCTGCGTCCCCGGCGACTTCAACGAGGACGGCGTGATGGACCTCCTCGTCTACTACTGGGGGCGTACCCCGGTCATCTTCCAGGCGAAGAAGGAGGACACCGGGCAGGGCCCGGCGCCGATGACCGCGGACCGCTTCGAGCCCGTCGAGCTCGTCCCGGGTGACGGCGGCGACATCTACACCGGGCCGCTGTGGAACTCCAACGCCGCGGCCGTCGCCGACTTCGACGGCGACGGGCACAACGACATCTACATCGGGAACTACTTCCCCGACAGCCCGGTCCTGGACGACACCGTGGACGGCGGGGTGACGATGAACGACTCGCTGTCACACGCCCAGAACGGCGGCGGAGGCCACTTCTTCCGCTGGACGCCCTCCGGCTACGAACAGGTACAGGACGTCCTGCCCAAGGGCATCGACCGGGGCTGGACACTCGCCGTCTCCGCCACCGACCTGGACGGCGACCAGCGCCCCGAGCTCTACCTCGGGCACGACTTCGGGACCTCCGCGCTCCTCTACAACGAGTCGACGCCCGGGGAGTTCAAGTTCCGCGAGGTCAAGGCCGAGCACACCGCGACCATTCCCAAGTCGAAGGAGATCGGCCGCACCTCCTTCAAGGGCATGGGCATCGACTTCGCCGACCTCGACAACGACGGCATGTACGACGCGTTCGTCTCCAACATCACCACGTCGTTCGGTATCCAGGAGTCGAACTTCGCGTTCATCGCGACGGCCAGGGACAAGGCGGAGCTGCGGGCCCGGTTCCAGGACGGCGTCGCCCCCTACAAGGACGAGAGCGCCCCGCTCAACGTCGCCTGGTCCGGCTGGGGCTGGGACACCAAGATGGGCGACTTCGACAACGACGGCGTCCAGGAGATCACCCAGGCCGTCGGCTTCGTCAAGGGCAAACGCAACCGGTGGCCGCAGCTCCAGGAACTGGCCACCGCCAACGACGAGCTGGTCAAGCACCCCTACTTCTGGCCCCGTGTGGAGCAGGGTGACGACCTCGCCGGCGACCAGCACATGCGCTTCTTCGTGAAGAACAAGGACGGCAAGGCCTACAGCGACCTGTCCCAGCAGCTGGGCATGGCCGTGCCCGTGCCCAGCCGGGGCATCGCCACCGGCGACGCCGACGGCGACGGACGTCTCGACCTGGTCGTGGCCCGCCAGTGGGAGGACCCCGTCTTCTACTGCAACACCAGCCCGGCCACCGGCGGTTTCCTGGGACTGCGCCTCACCGACGAGGCCGGTTCGCCCGTGATCGGCGCGCAGGTCACCGTGACCCTGTCGGACGGCAGCACCCGTCTGGGCCGTGTCGACGGCGGCAGCGGCCACTCCGGCAAACGCAGCCAGGACGTGCACATCGGGCTCGGCCAGGAGGCCGAGGGACCGGTGCAGGCCCACCTGAACTGGCGCGACCGCACCGGACAGGTCCGCAACCAGGACCTCCAGTTGACCCCGGGCTGGCACTCACTCCAGCTCGGCGCCGATGCCAAGGAGAAGTGA
- a CDS encoding cytochrome P450, with the protein MRTHPPGPPARALPGLLRKLAVDRLGMMRDAARLGDAVRVSMGPKKLYIFNRPDYAKHVLADNSANYHKGIGLVQARRVLGDGLLTSDGAVWREQRRAVQPAFRPGRINQQATAVAEEAAELTALLRRHEGGGPVDVLQEVTGLTLGVLGRTLLDSDLSAHDSLAHAFEEVQDQAMLEMVTQGMVPSWLPLPPQARFRRARRELYRVADLLVADRSARMTAGDPGDDALSRIIAAARRRPGDPGQTRTRLREELVTLLLAGHETTASTLGWTLHLIARHPGVRARVREEARTVLGERAPAVEDLHRLTYTTMVVQEAMRLYPPVWVLPRVAQRRDEVGRYTVSAKADVLICPYIMHRNPDLWDDPERFDPGRFEPEQVADRPRYAYIPFGAGPRFCVGSNLGMMEAVFVTALVTRDLDLRTVAGHRAVAEPMLSLRMRGGLPMTVHPAG; encoded by the coding sequence ATGAGGACCCACCCGCCCGGCCCACCGGCCCGGGCGCTGCCGGGCCTGCTGAGGAAACTCGCGGTGGACCGCCTCGGCATGATGCGGGACGCGGCCCGGCTGGGCGACGCCGTCCGGGTCTCCATGGGCCCCAAGAAGCTCTACATCTTCAACCGCCCCGACTACGCCAAACACGTCCTGGCCGACAACAGCGCCAACTACCACAAGGGCATCGGCCTCGTACAGGCCCGCCGGGTCCTGGGCGACGGCCTGCTCACCAGCGACGGCGCGGTATGGCGCGAGCAGCGCAGAGCGGTACAGCCCGCGTTCAGACCCGGCCGCATCAACCAGCAGGCCACCGCCGTCGCCGAGGAAGCCGCCGAACTGACCGCCCTGCTGCGCCGCCACGAGGGCGGCGGCCCGGTGGACGTCCTCCAGGAGGTCACCGGCCTCACCCTCGGAGTGCTGGGCCGCACCCTGCTCGACTCCGACCTGAGCGCGCACGACTCCCTCGCACACGCCTTCGAGGAGGTCCAGGACCAGGCCATGCTGGAGATGGTCACCCAGGGCATGGTGCCCAGCTGGCTCCCGCTGCCCCCGCAGGCACGGTTCCGCCGGGCCCGCCGGGAGCTGTACCGGGTCGCGGACCTGCTGGTGGCCGACCGCAGCGCCCGGATGACCGCGGGCGATCCGGGCGACGACGCGCTCTCCCGGATCATCGCGGCGGCCCGGCGCCGCCCCGGGGACCCGGGACAGACCCGCACCCGGCTGCGGGAGGAACTGGTCACCCTCCTGCTCGCCGGCCACGAGACCACGGCGAGCACCCTCGGCTGGACCCTGCACCTGATCGCACGTCACCCCGGCGTCCGCGCCAGGGTCCGCGAGGAGGCCCGCACCGTCCTGGGGGAGCGGGCCCCGGCGGTGGAGGACCTGCACCGGCTGACGTACACGACCATGGTGGTGCAGGAGGCGATGCGCCTGTACCCGCCGGTGTGGGTCCTGCCCCGGGTCGCCCAGCGCCGCGACGAGGTCGGCCGGTACACGGTGTCGGCCAAGGCGGACGTGCTGATCTGCCCGTACATCATGCACCGCAACCCGGACCTGTGGGACGACCCGGAGCGCTTCGACCCCGGGCGCTTCGAACCCGAGCAGGTCGCCGACCGGCCCCGGTACGCGTACATCCCCTTCGGCGCGGGACCACGCTTCTGCGTCGGCAGCAACCTCGGCATGATGGAGGCGGTCTTCGTCACGGCCCTGGTCACCCGGGACCTCGACCTGCGTACCGTCGCCGGCCACCGGGCGGTGGCCGAGCCGATGCTGTCGCTGCGGATGCGCGGCGGGCTGCCGATGACGGTGCATCCGGCGGGCTGA
- a CDS encoding type I polyketide synthase, with the protein MSRIAIVGIACTYPDATTPRELWENAVAGRRAFRRLPDVRMRLDDYWNPDPTVPDTFYAQNAAVLEGWEFDRVAHRIAGSTYRSTDLTHWLALDTATRALADAGFPAGQGLPRPRTGVIVGNTLTGEFSRANGMRLRWPYVRRVLADALKDQNWDDDRLGTFLQGVEEAYKKPFPPVDEDTLAGGLSNTIAGRICNHFDLNGGGYTVDGACSSSLLSVTTAATALLNGDLDVAVAGGVDLSIDPFEIIGFAKTGALAKNDMRLYDRGSNGFWPGEGCGMVVLMREQDALAAERRVYASVAGWGISSDGQGGITRPEVNGYQLALSRAYERAGFDIRTVPLFEGHGTGTAVGDATELKAIMGARAHHGPRPPTAAISSIKGMIGHTKAAAGIAGLIKTVMALDTATLPPAIGCVDPHELLTDDSANLRVLRKAEPWPDNAPLRAGITAMGFGGINTHVVLDKPAPTTPRPPSRRATLLANSLQDAELLLLDAESPQALTQRLTQIADFAAQLSYAQLGDLAATLQRELRELPYRAAAVVTSPQDAERRLRQLATTTTDTTPTAGRPTLLPDGRTFLGKATPRPRIGFLFPGQGSGTSTGGGALARRFTEAADVYTHAGLPTTGDMVATDVAQPRIVTGSTAGLRVLDTLGIEAGTAVGHSLGELTALHWAGALDAPTLLDAARTRGTAMAQHSASGTMASLTATPEETTALAEGLPVVISGYNGPRQTVVAGTAEDIGTLTQRAQQAGTPCTRLAVSHAFHSPLVAPAADSFGDWLTTAHLNPVQRRVLSTVTGTELEHDTDLAALLRRQITDPVLFTQAVRAAATEADLFIEVGPGHVLSTLATATTGVPALTLNTDDESLRSLLQTVGAAYVLGAPLIHERLFNDRLTRPLEIGTEFRFLTSPCEQAPQIDLPPTAPTTAGNEGTTDTPGPATDESALDVLRTLIAERAELPPELLDENSSLLDDLHMSSITVGQIVNQTALRLGLTAAHLPTNFATATVAELAEALTTLAETGTDTATPLVTGAAPWTRPFSVDLDTLPLPAAAPGATTGTWELFTTKDHPFAHDVHHALENTPVGPGVLVCLPPACTPEQIEHALNGARAALTGEQDRRFVLVQHDRGAAALAKTLHLEAPHLRTTVVHTPAADGAAARVAAEVAATTRFSEVHLTEDGTRRVPVLRALPFTPARTDQILDHHDVLLVTGGGKGITAECAMAVARETGAALAVLGRSDPAQDKDLAANLRRMTDSGIRLHYTAADVTDPARVSSAVTELTEKLGPVTAVLHGAGRNEPASLTTLDMTAVHNTFAPKVDGLHNILDAVGENNLKLLVTFGSIIGRAGLRGEAHYATANEWLAGLTQDIARRNPALRALCMEWSVWSGVGMGEKLSVVESLSREGIAPVSPDQGIDILLRLITDPDAPVVTVISGRTEGIDTVRRDLPPIPLLRFTGAPLLRYHGVELVTEVELNAGTDLYLTDHLLDGNLLMPAVIGMEAMTQVASAVTGRRDVPVIEDARFLRPIVVPPTGTTRIRVAATVTGTDTVDVAVHTQDTGFAAEHFRARLLYSATGIPDGPPDQTDPDVPHAPLDPAADLYGGILFQGERFRRLRRFHRAAARHVDADVTVGPPAGWFAGFLPGTLLLADPGMRDALMHGNQVCVPDATLLPSGIERLYPMAAGTDLPEEVRYCATERHRDGDTYVYDIAVRTPNGTVVERWEGLTLHAVRKTDGSGPWVAPLLGSYLERTLEEVLGTHIDVAVEPDPPQGLESTTARRAATARAVQRALGRSTTVRYRPDGRPELDDGTHVSAAHGPGVTLGVTATTAVACDIEAVTLRGTAQWEGLLAQHAELAALIAKETGETPDTAATRVWCAVECLKKAGLMAGAPLTLAPQTRPGWAVLHTGGPRIATFVTTLRGVADPVALAFLTDATPTPGAPGTHGPRP; encoded by the coding sequence ATGAGCAGGATCGCCATCGTCGGGATCGCCTGCACCTACCCCGACGCCACCACCCCCCGCGAACTGTGGGAGAACGCGGTCGCCGGCCGACGGGCCTTCCGCCGGCTGCCCGACGTCCGGATGCGCCTGGACGACTACTGGAACCCCGACCCCACCGTCCCCGACACCTTCTACGCCCAGAACGCCGCCGTCCTGGAAGGCTGGGAATTCGACCGCGTCGCCCACCGCATCGCCGGCAGCACCTACCGCTCCACCGACCTCACCCACTGGCTCGCCCTGGACACCGCCACCCGGGCCCTGGCGGACGCCGGGTTCCCCGCCGGACAAGGCCTGCCCCGCCCGCGCACCGGCGTCATCGTCGGCAACACCCTGACCGGCGAATTCTCCCGCGCCAACGGCATGCGCCTGCGCTGGCCCTACGTACGCCGGGTACTGGCCGACGCCCTCAAGGACCAGAACTGGGACGACGACCGCCTCGGCACCTTCCTCCAAGGCGTGGAAGAGGCCTACAAGAAACCCTTCCCGCCCGTCGACGAGGACACCCTCGCGGGCGGCCTGTCCAACACCATCGCCGGCCGGATCTGCAACCACTTCGACCTCAACGGCGGCGGCTACACCGTCGACGGCGCGTGCTCCTCCTCCCTGCTGTCGGTCACCACCGCCGCCACCGCCCTGCTGAACGGCGACCTCGACGTCGCCGTCGCCGGCGGCGTCGACCTGTCCATCGACCCCTTCGAGATCATCGGCTTCGCCAAGACCGGCGCACTCGCCAAGAACGACATGCGCCTCTACGACCGCGGCTCCAACGGCTTCTGGCCGGGCGAGGGCTGCGGCATGGTCGTCCTGATGCGCGAACAGGACGCGCTCGCCGCCGAACGCCGCGTCTACGCCTCCGTCGCCGGCTGGGGCATCTCCTCCGACGGACAGGGCGGCATCACCCGCCCCGAGGTCAACGGCTACCAACTCGCCCTGTCCCGCGCCTACGAACGAGCCGGCTTCGACATCCGGACCGTACCCCTCTTCGAGGGCCACGGCACCGGCACCGCGGTCGGCGACGCCACCGAACTGAAAGCCATCATGGGCGCCCGCGCCCATCACGGCCCCCGCCCCCCCACCGCCGCCATCAGCTCCATCAAGGGCATGATCGGCCACACCAAAGCCGCCGCCGGCATCGCCGGACTGATCAAAACGGTGATGGCCCTCGACACGGCGACACTGCCCCCCGCCATCGGCTGCGTGGACCCCCACGAACTCCTCACCGACGACTCGGCCAACCTACGGGTACTGCGCAAGGCCGAGCCCTGGCCCGACAACGCCCCCCTGCGCGCCGGGATCACCGCCATGGGCTTCGGCGGAATCAACACCCACGTCGTCCTCGACAAACCGGCACCCACCACACCCCGGCCCCCCAGCCGCCGCGCCACCCTCCTCGCCAACTCACTCCAGGACGCCGAACTCCTCCTCCTGGACGCCGAGTCACCCCAAGCCCTCACCCAACGCCTCACCCAGATCGCCGACTTCGCCGCCCAGCTCTCCTACGCCCAACTCGGCGACCTGGCCGCGACCCTCCAACGCGAACTACGCGAACTGCCCTACCGGGCAGCCGCCGTCGTCACCTCACCCCAGGACGCCGAACGCCGGCTACGCCAACTGGCCACCACCACCACCGACACCACCCCCACGGCCGGCAGGCCGACCCTTCTCCCCGACGGCCGGACCTTCCTCGGCAAAGCCACCCCGCGGCCCCGCATCGGCTTCCTCTTCCCCGGCCAGGGCTCCGGCACCTCCACCGGCGGCGGCGCCCTCGCCCGCCGCTTCACCGAGGCCGCCGACGTATACACCCACGCCGGGCTGCCCACCACCGGCGACATGGTCGCCACCGACGTGGCACAACCACGGATCGTCACCGGCTCGACAGCCGGACTGCGGGTACTGGACACCCTGGGCATCGAAGCCGGCACCGCCGTCGGCCACAGCCTCGGCGAACTCACCGCCCTGCACTGGGCCGGCGCCCTGGACGCACCCACCCTCCTCGACGCGGCCCGGACCCGCGGCACAGCCATGGCCCAGCACAGCGCCTCCGGCACCATGGCCTCACTGACCGCCACCCCCGAAGAGACCACCGCACTCGCCGAAGGACTGCCCGTCGTCATCTCCGGGTACAACGGCCCCCGCCAGACCGTGGTCGCCGGCACCGCCGAGGACATCGGGACACTCACCCAGCGGGCACAGCAGGCCGGCACCCCCTGCACCCGGCTCGCCGTCTCCCACGCCTTCCACTCACCACTGGTCGCCCCGGCCGCCGACTCCTTCGGCGACTGGCTCACCACAGCACACCTGAACCCGGTACAACGCCGGGTCCTGTCCACCGTCACCGGAACGGAACTCGAACACGACACCGACCTCGCCGCACTGCTGCGGCGGCAGATCACCGACCCGGTGCTCTTCACCCAGGCGGTACGGGCGGCGGCCACCGAAGCGGACCTCTTCATCGAGGTCGGCCCCGGCCACGTCCTCAGCACCCTGGCAACAGCCACCACCGGCGTACCGGCCCTCACCCTGAACACCGACGACGAGTCCCTGCGCAGCCTCCTGCAGACCGTCGGCGCCGCCTACGTACTGGGCGCCCCCCTCATCCACGAACGGCTGTTCAACGACCGGCTGACCCGGCCACTGGAGATCGGCACCGAATTCCGTTTCCTGACCAGCCCCTGCGAACAGGCCCCCCAGATCGACCTGCCCCCCACCGCCCCCACAACGGCCGGCAACGAGGGCACCACCGACACCCCGGGCCCCGCCACCGACGAATCGGCACTCGACGTGCTGCGCACCCTGATCGCCGAACGGGCCGAACTCCCGCCCGAACTCCTCGACGAGAACAGCAGCCTCCTCGACGACCTGCACATGAGCTCGATCACCGTCGGCCAGATCGTCAACCAGACAGCCCTCCGGCTCGGCCTCACCGCCGCCCACCTGCCGACCAACTTCGCCACGGCCACCGTCGCCGAACTCGCCGAAGCCCTCACCACCCTGGCCGAGACCGGAACAGACACAGCCACCCCCCTCGTCACCGGCGCCGCCCCCTGGACCCGCCCCTTCTCCGTCGACCTCGACACACTCCCACTGCCCGCCGCCGCACCCGGCGCGACGACCGGCACCTGGGAACTGTTCACCACCAAGGACCACCCCTTCGCCCACGACGTGCACCACGCCCTGGAGAACACCCCGGTGGGCCCCGGCGTCCTGGTCTGCCTGCCACCCGCCTGCACCCCCGAACAGATCGAGCACGCACTGAACGGGGCACGAGCCGCCCTCACCGGCGAACAGGACCGCCGCTTCGTCCTGGTACAGCACGACCGGGGCGCGGCCGCACTGGCCAAGACCCTGCACCTGGAAGCACCCCACCTGCGGACCACCGTCGTCCACACCCCCGCGGCCGACGGCGCCGCCGCCCGCGTGGCCGCCGAGGTCGCCGCGACCACCCGCTTCAGCGAAGTCCACCTCACCGAGGACGGCACCCGGCGCGTCCCCGTACTCCGCGCCCTGCCCTTCACCCCCGCCCGCACCGACCAGATACTGGACCACCACGACGTCCTCCTCGTCACCGGCGGCGGCAAGGGCATCACCGCCGAGTGCGCCATGGCCGTGGCCCGGGAGACCGGAGCCGCCCTGGCGGTCCTCGGCCGCTCCGACCCCGCCCAGGACAAGGACCTCGCCGCGAACCTCCGGCGCATGACAGACAGCGGGATACGCCTCCACTACACCGCCGCCGACGTCACCGACCCCGCCCGTGTCTCCTCGGCCGTCACCGAACTCACCGAAAAACTCGGCCCCGTCACCGCCGTCCTGCACGGAGCGGGCCGCAACGAACCCGCCTCACTCACCACCCTCGACATGACCGCCGTCCACAACACCTTCGCCCCCAAAGTGGACGGGCTGCACAACATCCTGGACGCCGTCGGCGAGAACAACCTCAAACTCCTCGTCACCTTCGGCAGCATCATCGGCCGCGCGGGACTGCGCGGCGAAGCCCACTACGCCACCGCCAACGAATGGCTGGCCGGCCTCACCCAGGACATCGCCCGCCGCAACCCCGCCCTACGCGCCCTGTGCATGGAATGGTCGGTGTGGTCCGGCGTCGGCATGGGCGAGAAACTCTCCGTCGTCGAGTCACTCTCCCGCGAAGGCATCGCCCCGGTCTCACCCGACCAGGGCATCGACATCCTGCTGCGCCTCATCACCGACCCCGACGCCCCCGTGGTCACGGTGATCAGCGGCCGCACCGAAGGCATCGACACCGTACGCCGCGACCTCCCCCCGATACCCCTGCTGCGCTTCACCGGCGCACCCCTGCTGCGCTACCACGGGGTGGAACTGGTCACCGAGGTCGAACTGAACGCCGGTACGGACCTCTACCTCACCGACCACCTCCTGGACGGCAACCTGCTGATGCCCGCGGTCATCGGCATGGAAGCCATGACCCAGGTCGCCTCCGCGGTCACCGGACGCAGGGACGTACCGGTCATCGAGGACGCCCGCTTCCTGCGGCCCATCGTGGTACCACCCACCGGCACCACCCGGATCAGAGTCGCGGCCACCGTCACCGGCACCGACACCGTGGACGTCGCCGTCCACACACAGGACACCGGCTTCGCCGCCGAACACTTCCGGGCCCGGCTGCTCTACTCCGCCACCGGCATCCCCGACGGCCCCCCCGACCAGACGGACCCGGACGTCCCGCACGCCCCACTCGATCCGGCGGCGGACCTGTACGGCGGCATCCTCTTCCAGGGAGAACGCTTCCGCCGACTGCGCCGCTTCCACCGGGCCGCCGCACGGCACGTCGACGCCGACGTGACGGTCGGCCCACCGGCCGGCTGGTTCGCCGGCTTCCTCCCGGGCACCCTGCTGCTGGCCGACCCCGGCATGCGGGACGCACTGATGCACGGCAACCAGGTATGCGTCCCCGACGCCACCCTCCTGCCGTCCGGCATCGAACGGCTCTACCCGATGGCCGCCGGCACCGACCTCCCGGAAGAAGTCCGCTACTGCGCCACCGAACGCCACCGGGACGGCGACACCTACGTGTACGACATCGCCGTACGCACCCCGAACGGCACCGTCGTCGAACGGTGGGAAGGACTCACCCTGCACGCCGTACGCAAAACGGACGGCTCCGGACCGTGGGTCGCCCCGCTGCTCGGCTCCTACCTGGAACGGACCCTGGAGGAAGTACTCGGCACCCACATCGACGTCGCCGTCGAACCCGACCCGCCCCAGGGCCTGGAATCCACCACCGCACGCCGGGCGGCCACCGCCCGGGCCGTCCAACGGGCCCTGGGCCGCAGCACCACGGTCCGCTACCGGCCCGACGGACGCCCCGAACTCGACGACGGTACCCACGTCTCGGCGGCCCACGGCCCGGGAGTCACCCTCGGCGTCACCGCCACGACGGCCGTGGCCTGCGACATCGAGGCGGTCACCCTCCGGGGCACAGCGCAATGGGAGGGACTGCTCGCCCAACACGCCGAACTGGCCGCCCTGATCGCCAAGGAGACGGGAGAGACCCCGGACACCGCGGCGACCCGGGTGTGGTGTGCCGTCGAATGCCTGAAGAAAGCCGGACTGATGGCCGGAGCACCCCTCACCCTCGCCCCGCAGACCAGACCCGGCTGGGCCGTCCTGCACACCGGCGGGCCACGGATCGCCACCTTCGTCACGACGCTGCGCGGCGTCGCGGACCCGGTGGCCCTCGCCTTCCTGACAGACGCTACGCCCACCCCCGGTGCTCCCGGCACACACGGGCCCCGGCCATGA